The following are encoded together in the Marinifilum sp. JC120 genome:
- a CDS encoding glucokinase, with product MGLVLAVDIGGTNSRFAAFESGPGHKLVMKETVWLSSVQARSFDHLMEMLAKSDFPYLPSDFDVTVIAVAGPVVGGVYCNVTNVDWEVDFRSGYKKYGFRAAVLINDFAAQAYACRTPAVEGCRVIHEAEISPIGTVGVIGAGTGLGHCALVPVPVSELGYVPVPSEAGHISFPCQTTEELDFCKFVMDKRKISYCCGDEVLTGRGLNMLHLYLTGEDLEPRKVAEKMKQGGRTLEWYSRFTARCCRNYAISVCATGGLYIAGGIVAKNPFVVVQPVFLEEFLDSSSMGDYLKQIPVFLNDNQESGLYGAALRGVLHI from the coding sequence ATGGGACTTGTTCTTGCCGTTGATATCGGTGGCACAAACAGTAGATTTGCAGCATTTGAGTCCGGGCCGGGCCATAAACTGGTCATGAAGGAAACAGTCTGGCTTTCCAGTGTACAGGCCCGCAGTTTTGATCATCTTATGGAAATGCTGGCTAAAAGTGATTTTCCCTACCTTCCGTCCGATTTTGATGTCACGGTTATAGCCGTGGCCGGTCCGGTGGTGGGCGGTGTCTATTGCAATGTTACAAATGTGGACTGGGAGGTTGATTTCCGGTCCGGTTATAAAAAATATGGCTTCCGTGCTGCTGTGTTGATTAATGATTTTGCGGCGCAGGCTTATGCTTGCCGTACTCCTGCGGTGGAAGGCTGCCGGGTCATTCATGAGGCTGAAATCTCACCTATTGGAACTGTGGGGGTTATCGGTGCCGGAACCGGGCTGGGGCATTGCGCATTGGTACCCGTCCCTGTTTCTGAACTGGGCTATGTACCTGTTCCCTCAGAAGCCGGGCATATTTCTTTTCCCTGCCAGACCACTGAAGAACTTGATTTCTGCAAATTCGTCATGGACAAGCGCAAGATCAGTTATTGTTGCGGTGACGAGGTGCTGACAGGGCGCGGGCTGAATATGCTTCACCTCTATCTGACAGGAGAAGATCTTGAGCCGCGTAAGGTGGCTGAGAAGATGAAACAGGGCGGTAGAACCCTCGAATGGTACTCCCGGTTCACTGCCCGTTGTTGCCGTAACTATGCTATCAGCGTTTGTGCCACTGGAGGGCTGTACATTGCCGGGGGTATTGTAGCCAAAAATCCTTTTGTGGTTGTACAGCCTGTCTTTTTAGAAGAATTTCTCGATTCCAGCTCCATGGGCGATTACTTGAAACAGATTCCCGTATTTTTGAACGATAATCAGGAAAGCGGACTTTACGGAGCCGCCTTGCGGGGTGTGCTGCATATTTAA
- a CDS encoding GGDEF domain-containing protein, whose amino-acid sequence MVSNTDELSNVFNRRYFNKKLNHGFKRLQRISQPLSLIMIDIDYFKQFNDTYGNQTGDNCITTVAAVLKKQTIRGNINDEPKPNSSNFIILCFHTATGT is encoded by the coding sequence ATGGTTAGTAACACAGATGAACTGAGCAATGTATTCAACAGAAGATACTTTAATAAAAAATTAAATCATGGATTTAAACGCCTACAAAGAATTTCGCAGCCTCTTTCATTAATAATGATTGATATTGATTATTTTAAACAATTCAACGACACTTATGGTAACCAGACTGGAGATAATTGCATTACAACTGTTGCTGCTGTTCTAAAAAAACAAACTATACGAGGAAATATTAATGACGAGCCTAAGCCGAACTCTTCGAATTTCATTATTCTTTGTTTTCACACTGCTACTGGTACCTAA
- a CDS encoding flagellar motor protein MotB: MKFDELKCELDLMDFNSGDADTSGMNGWAVPWSDLMMVMFVLFVVLFIYSQSKENIKVIFEGNAQSQVAVNPADELIEMISFHREAMSSSARVVLTPEDVLYRSDDGAVSMKEEEGELKIIMRGNAFFAPGQNGFEDKTRQYLAEVAEVLKTSKHAIHIIGHTDESDASKVGKKSAFELSARRAAQVAEYLINEKSIDPVRIIVSGRGGVAPELPGDMGKVEGNNRRVEIVVINTDVNAQ; encoded by the coding sequence ATGAAATTCGATGAACTGAAATGTGAACTTGACCTTATGGATTTTAATTCCGGGGATGCGGATACTTCCGGCATGAATGGTTGGGCGGTTCCGTGGTCCGACCTGATGATGGTTATGTTCGTCCTCTTTGTGGTCCTGTTCATTTACAGTCAGTCCAAGGAAAATATCAAAGTCATATTTGAGGGTAATGCCCAGTCGCAGGTTGCGGTGAATCCTGCGGATGAACTTATTGAAATGATATCATTTCACCGCGAGGCCATGTCCAGTTCCGCCAGAGTGGTTCTGACTCCTGAAGATGTACTTTATCGTAGTGATGACGGGGCCGTGAGCATGAAAGAGGAAGAAGGCGAACTGAAAATTATCATGCGTGGCAATGCTTTTTTTGCTCCCGGACAGAACGGTTTTGAAGACAAGACCCGCCAATATCTTGCCGAGGTAGCCGAGGTTCTCAAAACCAGCAAACATGCCATTCATATCATCGGGCACACCGATGAATCTGATGCTTCCAAGGTCGGCAAGAAGAGTGCTTTTGAGCTTTCCGCAAGGCGCGCCGCTCAGGTTGCTGAGTATCTCATCAATGAAAAATCAATTGACCCGGTCCGCATCATAGTTAGTGGACGAGGTGGTGTGGCCCCGGAATTGCCCGGAGATATGGGTAAGGTGGAAGGCAACAACCGCAGGGTTGAGATAGTAGTCATTAATACCGATGTTAATGCCCAGTAA
- a CDS encoding S9 family peptidase: MKTLRFFIIAVFSVVLFMGVTACSTHKPAPSPEIIAPQLKPGQIPLRDFFKNPVAEGFTISPDGKKLAWLAPWKDRLNIFVKDLSDGKTTRITSATKRDIYGYFWAGNERIVFGQDSGGDENVHTFSAAIDGSGEKDLTPFENTRTNLLDDLENDDNHILITINKDDPRLFDVYKLNVVSGELELEARNPGDVSGWMTDHNGKVRIAMANRNGQNVVLYRNTDSELFRPIMSMDFRTAFIPLLFDFKNKKIYVSTNIDRDKQAIYLFNPETQKLEQLVFEHPDVDVTQLLYSKKRKIITGTGFYTDKHHYVFFDDDREELQSELESRLPGYEVVVTDADRDETKCIVRTYSDRSLGAGYIYDVKSKKLEKITEVSPWLDKSQLSEMKPVSFISRDGLTIHGYLTLPKNKKAGGLPVLINPHGGPWARDHWGFNPETQFLANRGIAVLQVNFRGSTGYGREFWEKGFKQWGLNMQNDLTDAAHWLIDLGIADPERIAIYGGSYGGYATLAGLTFTPDLYACGIDYVGPSNLFTLLETLPPYWETEKLEFYIKVGDPVRDYKLLRKVSPVFHADKIKAPLFVAQGANDPRVKQAESDQIVKALRDRGVAVEYMVKDNEGHGFHNQENRFDFYEAMEIFLNKHLLQ, encoded by the coding sequence ATGAAAACATTACGATTTTTTATCATTGCTGTCTTTTCTGTCGTTCTTTTTATGGGAGTGACTGCCTGTTCCACCCACAAACCTGCACCTTCCCCGGAGATAATTGCACCACAACTAAAACCGGGCCAGATTCCTCTCCGTGATTTCTTTAAAAACCCAGTGGCCGAGGGCTTCACAATCTCACCCGACGGCAAGAAATTAGCATGGCTGGCACCGTGGAAAGACAGGCTCAATATTTTTGTAAAAGACCTCTCCGACGGCAAGACCACCAGAATAACCAGTGCGACCAAAAGAGACATCTATGGTTATTTCTGGGCCGGCAATGAGCGCATTGTCTTCGGTCAGGATTCCGGTGGAGATGAAAATGTCCATACCTTCTCCGCCGCAATAGACGGAAGCGGAGAAAAGGACCTGACTCCATTTGAAAACACCCGCACCAACCTGCTGGATGACCTCGAAAATGATGATAACCACATCCTCATTACCATAAATAAGGACGACCCCAGACTATTTGATGTGTACAAACTTAATGTTGTCAGCGGAGAGCTTGAACTGGAAGCCCGCAATCCCGGCGATGTAAGCGGCTGGATGACCGACCATAACGGTAAAGTGCGCATAGCCATGGCCAATCGCAACGGACAAAATGTAGTTCTCTACCGGAACACCGACTCTGAACTATTTCGCCCGATCATGAGTATGGATTTCAGGACAGCCTTTATCCCCCTGCTCTTTGATTTCAAAAACAAAAAGATATACGTCAGCACCAACATCGACCGGGACAAGCAAGCTATCTACCTATTCAACCCGGAAACACAAAAGCTCGAACAACTGGTTTTCGAACACCCCGATGTTGATGTAACTCAACTCCTTTATTCCAAGAAGCGCAAAATTATTACCGGAACAGGCTTCTATACCGACAAACATCATTACGTATTTTTCGATGATGATCGTGAAGAATTGCAAAGTGAACTGGAATCAAGATTACCCGGCTATGAAGTGGTTGTGACTGATGCAGATAGAGACGAAACAAAATGCATAGTCCGCACATACTCTGACCGCAGCCTCGGAGCCGGATATATTTATGATGTAAAAAGCAAAAAGTTGGAAAAAATAACCGAAGTCAGCCCGTGGCTTGATAAATCTCAACTGTCTGAGATGAAACCTGTTTCCTTCATTTCCCGCGACGGCCTGACCATCCACGGCTACCTGACCCTGCCCAAAAACAAAAAAGCGGGAGGCTTGCCCGTACTCATTAATCCGCATGGCGGACCGTGGGCGCGCGACCACTGGGGGTTCAACCCTGAAACACAATTTCTGGCCAACCGGGGAATCGCGGTACTGCAAGTCAACTTCCGGGGTTCCACCGGATACGGACGCGAGTTCTGGGAAAAAGGATTCAAGCAATGGGGCCTGAACATGCAAAACGACCTCACTGACGCGGCCCACTGGCTGATTGACTTAGGTATTGCCGATCCCGAGCGGATTGCCATTTATGGCGGTTCATACGGCGGTTATGCCACCCTCGCCGGGCTGACCTTTACCCCGGATTTGTATGCCTGCGGCATCGACTACGTTGGTCCCTCCAACCTGTTCACCCTGCTGGAAACCCTGCCCCCGTACTGGGAAACGGAAAAGCTGGAATTTTACATCAAGGTCGGCGATCCGGTCCGCGACTACAAACTGCTGCGCAAAGTCTCCCCGGTTTTCCATGCGGACAAAATCAAGGCCCCGCTCTTTGTTGCTCAGGGAGCCAACGATCCAAGAGTTAAACAGGCGGAATCAGACCAAATAGTAAAAGCCCTGCGTGATCGCGGAGTGGCAGTGGAATACATGGTCAAGGATAACGAAGGCCACGGATTCCACAATCAGGAGAACCGTTTTGACTTCTATGAGGCTATGGAAATATTTTTGAATAAACATTTGTTGCAGTAG
- the maf gene encoding septum formation protein Maf, which translates to MSIYKTTRQLVLGSGSPRRKDLLQSAGLEFEIKPATCDEPAPSPGQAPENYAIKMAELKAENVAASNPSAYVLGSDTIVVRDQDILGKPVDREEAYQMVKSLCGRKHKVISGCALISPEGEKISYAVSTEVEFIDFNEAAVRTYAATGEPDDKAGAYAIQGQGAFLVKGISGSYTNVVGLPLARVIESLVEWGVVVTEEDLHS; encoded by the coding sequence GTGAGCATATACAAAACAACAAGACAGCTGGTACTTGGATCAGGCTCCCCACGCCGTAAAGACCTGTTGCAATCCGCTGGTCTGGAATTCGAAATCAAGCCCGCAACCTGCGACGAGCCAGCCCCCTCTCCCGGGCAAGCCCCTGAAAATTACGCCATAAAAATGGCGGAACTTAAAGCCGAAAACGTAGCCGCAAGTAATCCCTCAGCTTACGTGCTAGGTTCTGATACCATTGTCGTTCGCGACCAAGACATCCTCGGCAAGCCCGTGGATCGCGAGGAGGCCTATCAGATGGTTAAATCCCTCTGCGGCCGCAAGCACAAAGTCATCAGCGGCTGCGCACTAATCTCGCCGGAAGGGGAAAAGATCAGCTACGCAGTTTCCACGGAAGTGGAATTCATAGACTTCAACGAAGCAGCAGTACGAACCTACGCCGCCACCGGAGAACCGGACGATAAAGCCGGAGCATACGCAATTCAAGGACAGGGAGCATTTCTAGTCAAAGGGATCAGCGGGTCATATACCAATGTAGTAGGACTGCCGCTGGCGCGGGTGATTGAGAGCTTGGTAGAATGGGGTGTGGTTGTTACGGAGGAGGATCTTCACTCATGA
- a CDS encoding DUF2703 domain-containing protein: MMKMEIKWQRLVNDAGETCERCSCTGEATKAAFEKLKLCLHEIGIKIQLEIISIDQKDFFANPIDSNRILIDGTPIEKWLGGTTDTSRCCGPCGDSECRTIAIDGQSYEAIPEQLIIRAVLLAAADKYKTEQLLDDFRQ; this comes from the coding sequence ATGATGAAAATGGAAATTAAATGGCAACGTTTGGTAAATGACGCTGGCGAGACCTGCGAACGTTGCTCGTGTACAGGAGAAGCTACTAAAGCTGCCTTTGAGAAGCTAAAGCTTTGCCTGCATGAAATTGGAATAAAAATACAACTCGAAATAATCAGTATTGATCAAAAGGATTTTTTTGCTAACCCAATTGATTCCAACAGAATATTGATCGACGGAACTCCTATTGAAAAATGGCTTGGCGGCACAACCGATACTAGCAGATGTTGTGGACCATGCGGAGACTCTGAATGCCGAACCATTGCTATTGACGGGCAATCCTATGAAGCAATCCCAGAACAACTCATAATTCGGGCTGTTCTCTTAGCAGCAGCTGATAAATATAAGACCGAGCAACTTCTTGATGACTTTCGCCAATGA
- a CDS encoding deoxyguanosinetriphosphate triphosphohydrolase yields the protein MQWNKLLSKQRIGKEKSNYIDKDRSEFQRDFDRIIFSSAFRRLQDKTQVFPLSRSDYVRTRLTHSLETSSVGRSLGNMVGSRLVEQYPELDLISSEPGTVVATACLAHDIGNPPFGHSGEDVIRDWFQTSEIGAQLCSMVDAEQRNDFIWFEGNAQGLRNILALQRPYSKGGMQLTCATLAAFTKYPYVSRHIKDKKKFGVFASEAEIYAEVAEHLGLIELEDKKWVRHPFAYLVEAADDICYHVIDIEDGHRLDLISFDELHEIFMAILDNDKGIKSRVDGIPGRKEQVEYLRACTINALVTSSCDVFFEHEQEILAGKFNSSLTEEIGKAEEFSRLKKIAIEKVYNSTEVIETEAAAYEVLWKILDFLGRIVIEIHTKGKLGAKCKKSVKLLPELYAPSNKGSVYENTQKIVDYVSGMTDTFAVRTFNKISGISLLRR from the coding sequence ATGCAGTGGAATAAGTTACTCAGCAAGCAGAGAATCGGAAAAGAAAAATCAAATTACATAGATAAAGACCGCAGTGAATTTCAGAGAGATTTTGACCGCATAATCTTTTCATCTGCCTTCAGGAGATTGCAGGATAAGACGCAAGTCTTTCCGCTCTCACGTAGCGATTATGTGCGCACGCGGCTTACTCATAGTCTTGAAACATCTTCCGTGGGGCGTTCCCTTGGGAATATGGTCGGCAGTCGGCTGGTAGAACAGTATCCTGAGCTCGACCTTATTTCTTCGGAACCGGGAACCGTGGTGGCGACAGCCTGCCTTGCCCATGATATCGGCAACCCGCCTTTCGGGCATTCCGGGGAGGACGTTATTCGGGATTGGTTTCAGACTTCTGAGATCGGTGCACAGCTTTGTTCCATGGTTGATGCAGAGCAGCGCAACGATTTTATCTGGTTTGAAGGCAATGCGCAGGGCTTGCGCAATATATTGGCCTTGCAACGTCCTTACAGTAAGGGTGGTATGCAGCTGACCTGCGCTACTTTGGCCGCTTTTACCAAGTATCCTTATGTTTCCAGGCATATCAAAGATAAAAAGAAGTTCGGTGTTTTCGCCAGTGAGGCCGAAATTTATGCCGAAGTGGCTGAACATCTTGGGTTGATCGAGCTGGAAGATAAAAAATGGGTACGCCACCCCTTCGCTTATCTGGTGGAGGCTGCGGATGACATTTGCTACCACGTTATCGATATTGAGGACGGGCACCGTCTCGATCTTATTTCATTTGATGAATTGCACGAAATTTTCATGGCTATTTTGGATAATGACAAGGGCATTAAAAGTCGGGTTGACGGAATACCGGGCCGGAAGGAGCAGGTTGAGTATTTGCGGGCCTGTACCATCAATGCGTTGGTGACCAGTTCTTGCGACGTTTTTTTTGAGCATGAGCAGGAGATTCTAGCCGGGAAATTTAATTCCAGTCTGACCGAGGAGATCGGCAAGGCTGAAGAATTCAGCAGGCTTAAAAAGATCGCTATTGAAAAGGTCTACAATTCCACTGAGGTGATAGAAACCGAAGCTGCTGCTTATGAAGTGCTTTGGAAAATTCTTGATTTTCTGGGGCGTATTGTCATTGAGATTCATACCAAGGGTAAACTTGGTGCAAAGTGCAAGAAATCAGTTAAATTGTTGCCTGAGCTTTATGCACCGTCAAACAAGGGCAGTGTGTACGAAAACACCCAGAAGATTGTGGATTATGTTTCCGGTATGACCGATACCTTTGCAGTACGGACTTTCAATAAGATCTCAGGGATTTCGTTGCTTCGACGTTAG
- a CDS encoding flagellar motor protein MotA, translated as MNKKNLIGVIVALAVFGASFWLSGGIALYWNGAALAIVLSGLAVAVLLSYPVEQLREAFRVVQNTYSNRLTTHEEIVETLLDLSVRSKMDGMLSLEKAGEKTTISFLRNALMLLVDNFEEDEIKDCLKTEMSFFNMRRGESERVFQSMARFAPAFGVAGSVIGLIGLLMGIDNPAMILKHIPVAFISTLYGVIFSNMIFAPMAETVRCRTRNELINQKMILDGVIAIKKEQNPYKLERKLGAFLDADDREEKTEALRNITRKYIKMRKDEKKSKDKILHEVPLVKAKAS; from the coding sequence ATGAATAAGAAAAATTTAATTGGTGTCATCGTCGCTTTAGCAGTTTTCGGAGCCAGTTTTTGGCTCAGCGGTGGAATAGCCCTTTACTGGAATGGCGCAGCCCTTGCCATTGTTCTTTCCGGTCTTGCTGTTGCGGTGCTGCTCAGTTATCCGGTGGAGCAACTGCGTGAGGCTTTTCGGGTGGTTCAGAATACTTATTCCAACCGCCTTACAACTCACGAAGAGATTGTGGAAACTCTGCTGGACCTAAGTGTGCGTTCTAAGATGGACGGTATGCTTTCCCTTGAAAAAGCTGGCGAGAAAACTACAATTTCATTTTTGCGCAATGCTCTCATGCTGCTGGTGGATAATTTTGAAGAAGATGAAATTAAAGATTGCCTGAAGACTGAAATGTCATTTTTCAACATGCGTCGCGGTGAATCCGAGCGTGTTTTCCAGTCCATGGCCCGCTTTGCTCCTGCCTTTGGTGTGGCCGGGTCCGTAATCGGACTGATCGGTCTGCTCATGGGCATAGATAATCCGGCAATGATTCTTAAACATATTCCGGTGGCCTTTATTTCAACTCTTTACGGTGTAATTTTCAGCAACATGATTTTCGCGCCCATGGCCGAAACCGTGCGCTGCCGGACCCGTAATGAGCTGATTAACCAGAAGATGATCCTCGACGGTGTTATCGCTATCAAGAAAGAACAGAATCCCTATAAGTTGGAAAGAAAGCTTGGTGCATTTCTTGATGCTGATGACCGCGAAGAAAAGACTGAAGCCTTGAGGAACATCACCCGCAAGTATATCAAGATGCGTAAAGACGAGAAGAAGTCCAAGGACAAGATTCTGCATGAAGTTCCTTTAGTAAAGGCCAAGGCTTCATAG
- a CDS encoding mercuric reductase, translating to MSKYDYDLGVIGGGAAGLTVAAGAAQLGVKVLLIDKEGHLGGDCLHFGCVPSKTLIRSARVRHLMGRAGDFGLPEVELPPVDYAKIVARINEVIAKIQVHDSVERFNSLGVEVRFGEARFADSHSVSLNGGSLSARSWVVATGSSPSAPSIKGLDEVPYLTNVDVFSLPELPESLVVLGGGPIAVEMAQSFQRLGSKVTVIQRSNQILSREDEDMARYVMDGMTDDGVRFILGSKVNEVCKTDSGGIEVQLESGGKVLTVNGSQLLVAMGRRSNTAGLGLEDLGVNLERGSVVVDARMRTSVPNIYAAGDVIGKYRFTHAAGYEGGIVISNAVFRIPRKADYTWLPWCTYTDPELASVGMNEKAAQNLGIKYKTVIEEFSSSDRALAEGEGQGRIKLLLNDSEKPIGCQIAAVHAGELLSEWVAAVNGKVGLATLAGAIHPYPTLAEMNKKVAGKLLGEKLFSDRVSKILKLLFSYRGS from the coding sequence ATGTCAAAATACGATTATGATCTCGGTGTGATCGGTGGCGGCGCCGCAGGTTTGACTGTTGCCGCCGGGGCCGCACAACTTGGCGTAAAAGTCTTGCTTATCGATAAAGAAGGCCATTTGGGCGGAGATTGTCTGCACTTTGGTTGTGTGCCCAGCAAGACCTTGATTCGTAGCGCACGGGTGCGTCATCTCATGGGGAGGGCCGGAGATTTCGGGCTGCCCGAGGTTGAGCTGCCCCCGGTAGATTACGCAAAGATTGTGGCCCGTATCAACGAGGTCATAGCGAAAATTCAGGTTCATGATTCCGTGGAGCGGTTCAATTCCTTGGGAGTTGAGGTTCGATTCGGCGAAGCCCGTTTTGCTGATTCGCATTCTGTTTCCCTGAACGGCGGCAGTTTATCCGCCCGTTCATGGGTGGTTGCCACAGGTTCCTCTCCATCTGCTCCTTCTATAAAGGGCTTAGATGAAGTTCCATATCTGACTAATGTGGATGTCTTTTCGTTACCGGAATTGCCCGAATCACTGGTTGTACTCGGTGGTGGTCCCATAGCCGTTGAAATGGCCCAATCGTTTCAGCGTTTGGGAAGCAAGGTCACGGTTATCCAGCGCAGCAATCAGATTTTGAGTCGGGAAGATGAGGATATGGCTCGTTACGTCATGGATGGTATGACGGATGATGGTGTGCGTTTTATCCTCGGATCAAAGGTTAATGAAGTCTGCAAGACTGATAGCGGCGGGATTGAAGTACAATTGGAGTCCGGTGGTAAGGTGCTTACCGTAAATGGCAGTCAGTTATTGGTTGCCATGGGCCGTCGATCCAATACTGCCGGGTTGGGATTGGAAGACCTCGGCGTAAACCTTGAGCGTGGGTCAGTTGTGGTGGACGCACGTATGCGCACATCGGTTCCAAATATTTATGCTGCCGGGGATGTGATTGGAAAGTATCGTTTTACCCACGCCGCAGGTTATGAGGGCGGGATAGTTATATCCAATGCTGTGTTTAGGATTCCACGCAAGGCCGATTATACATGGTTGCCGTGGTGTACCTACACCGATCCGGAACTTGCCAGTGTGGGTATGAATGAAAAAGCAGCACAGAACTTAGGCATCAAGTATAAGACAGTGATTGAGGAATTTTCGTCCAGTGACCGTGCTTTGGCAGAAGGTGAAGGGCAGGGGCGGATCAAGCTTTTGCTTAATGATAGTGAAAAGCCCATAGGTTGCCAGATAGCTGCGGTCCATGCCGGGGAATTGCTCTCCGAATGGGTTGCGGCTGTTAATGGCAAGGTCGGCCTTGCAACTCTCGCCGGGGCCATTCATCCATATCCAACCCTTGCTGAAATGAACAAGAAAGTGGCCGGGAAGTTGCTTGGTGAAAAACTTTTTTCAGACAGGGTGAGCAAGATTTTGAAGTTGTTGTTTTCCTATAGAGGTTCGTAA
- a CDS encoding MBL fold metallo-hydrolase: MKVCIWGARGSLSATFNAERARAKVKAALEIAVEKGIDSTTDLDHFIDNELPFPVRGSYGTNTPCIQVEGQGDDYIICDCGTGLRDLGNKVMADRMGAPGAHFHIFMSHLHWDHVQGFPFFVPAYIPGNKISFYGGHPGIEKVLRGQQSEPCFPVHFDNLSAEFDFTRLKTGQKLEVAGVNVEVKAQYHPGGSFGYRFEKDGKSAVYSTDCEHKSATALADKGFVEFFKEADLLIMDAQYSFAEANSIKEDWGHSNNIIAVELSGMAKVKTLCLFHQEPVLDDFQLQKFLEDTKEFSQLAEFRPGNIIMAQDGLCIDL, translated from the coding sequence ATGAAGGTTTGCATCTGGGGAGCGCGAGGTTCCCTGTCTGCCACATTTAATGCCGAAAGGGCTAGAGCCAAAGTCAAGGCTGCGCTTGAAATTGCTGTTGAGAAAGGTATTGATTCAACTACCGATCTTGATCATTTCATTGATAATGAGCTTCCTTTTCCTGTTCGCGGTTCCTACGGAACCAATACCCCGTGCATTCAGGTTGAAGGGCAGGGGGATGATTATATCATCTGCGATTGCGGGACAGGGCTGCGCGATTTAGGCAATAAAGTCATGGCCGATCGCATGGGTGCGCCGGGTGCACATTTTCATATTTTTATGTCCCACCTGCATTGGGATCATGTTCAGGGTTTTCCTTTTTTTGTTCCTGCCTACATTCCCGGTAATAAGATTTCATTCTATGGCGGACATCCCGGTATTGAAAAAGTTCTGCGCGGTCAGCAAAGTGAACCATGTTTTCCGGTTCATTTTGATAATTTATCTGCTGAGTTCGATTTTACCCGTCTGAAGACCGGGCAGAAGCTGGAAGTTGCCGGGGTCAACGTTGAGGTTAAGGCTCAGTATCATCCAGGTGGTTCTTTTGGATACCGTTTTGAAAAAGATGGCAAATCTGCTGTTTATTCTACCGATTGTGAGCATAAAAGTGCCACGGCCCTAGCGGATAAAGGGTTTGTAGAGTTCTTCAAGGAAGCCGACTTGCTGATCATGGATGCCCAGTACTCATTTGCTGAGGCCAACTCCATCAAGGAGGATTGGGGGCATTCCAATAATATTATTGCCGTAGAACTTTCCGGTATGGCCAAGGTTAAGACTCTCTGCCTTTTTCATCAGGAACCGGTGTTGGATGATTTTCAGCTCCAGAAATTTCTGGAAGATACAAAGGAATTTTCCCAGCTTGCCGAGTTCAGGCCCGGAAACATAATCATGGCACAGGATGGCTTGTGCATCGACCTGTAG
- a CDS encoding DUF2867 domain-containing protein: protein MGCGCYGGGSSLMTYINTIPEINTFLDGADHVDIKHVDSVKPMREFIAAAISYMPAWMVALYKVRAVFVRMLGLKQGGYPGAEKVTPEEITFTPGNMNSFFKVEGGEGGRYWIAGATEKHLSGYLVVVVEPLPDEMKRFHMATIVYYRHWTGRVYFNIIRPFHHVVAWAMMRHAAR, encoded by the coding sequence ATGGGGTGTGGTTGTTACGGAGGAGGATCTTCACTCATGACGTATATAAATACCATCCCAGAGATCAACACCTTTCTAGACGGTGCAGACCATGTTGACATTAAGCATGTTGATTCAGTCAAACCTATGCGTGAATTCATCGCCGCAGCCATATCCTACATGCCTGCTTGGATGGTGGCACTTTACAAAGTTAGAGCTGTGTTTGTCCGGATGCTAGGCTTGAAACAAGGCGGCTATCCCGGTGCCGAAAAGGTCACCCCAGAGGAAATCACCTTTACACCCGGAAACATGAACAGTTTCTTCAAGGTGGAGGGCGGTGAAGGAGGACGCTACTGGATAGCCGGCGCAACAGAAAAGCACCTCTCAGGGTACCTTGTCGTAGTTGTAGAGCCGTTACCTGACGAAATGAAGCGGTTCCATATGGCGACCATCGTGTATTATCGCCATTGGACGGGTAGAGTATATTTCAACATCATACGTCCGTTTCATCATGTGGTTGCATGGGCCATGATGCGCCATGCAGCTAGATAG